A part of Oncorhynchus clarkii lewisi isolate Uvic-CL-2024 chromosome 17, UVic_Ocla_1.0, whole genome shotgun sequence genomic DNA contains:
- the LOC139371147 gene encoding ERBB receptor feedback inhibitor 1-like isoform X1, which translates to MRPDCALSMCTAGLTAQEICLPADSPFLRTSHCLSMAESKPSWSHRHELDNLYFSMDPAPTEYNFRFQQQVPPSLNSERQKHSPGAQWLPPKKSRPTHLSLSSSTEPSTPSPAEDDQVVPSFQRLSVYEHCSPPHTPSRGAKPLPPLPGRADLSPDQAMDNEVEFFTSSDDRRCLVPEQCHPKPSAFRYGAPSHRSFRGCGQINYAYFEGPAGQQRQQEQKEQQRVQEQQRVQEQQRVQEQQRVQEQQRQQHEQQEQQQRLEQEVREQAEQQQPVCPRQQDRAQRKLRRSHSGPAGSFNKPTSLRLPCHHRHTQGMDKPMVPPRVPIPPRPIKTADYRRWSAEVSSGAYSDEDKPPKVPPRDPLLSQGSSRTPSPKSLPSYLNGVMPPTQSFAPDPKYVSWGLQRQNSEGSPCILPVMENGRKASTTHYFLLPQRPANLDKPYPEKILQYVDCPAGRNRGASDPEWDCQTKRKVQVDIV; encoded by the exons CCTGCAGACAGCCCCTTCCTGCGGACCAGTCACTGTCTCAGCATGGCTGAATCCAAGCCCTCATGGAGCCACCGCCATGAGCTGGACAA CTTGTACTTCAGTATGGATCCAGCACCAACAGAATACAACTTTCGATTTCAGCAGCAGGTGCCACCATCGCTCAATTCTGAGA GACAGAAACATAGCCCTGGTGCACAGTGGTTACCCCCAAAGAAATCCCGTCCCACTCATCTGTCCCTGTCATCCAGCACTGAGCCCTCCACCCCTAGCCCTGCTGAGGATGACCAGGTGGTCCCTTCCTTCCAGAGGTTGTCTGTGTACGAACACTGCAGTCCCCCCCACACACCTAGCCGGGGGGCCAAacccctgcctcctctccctggGCGGGCAGACCTTTCCCCTGACCAGGCCATGGACAATGAGGTGGAGTTCTTCACCAGTTCAGATGACCGACGCTGCTTGGTGCCTGAGCAGTGTCACCCCAAACCCTCTGCCTTTCGCTATGGAGCCCCCAGCCACAGGAGCTTCAGGGGCTGTGGGCAGATTAACTATGCCTACTTTGAGGGACCTGCGGGGCAGCAAAGACAACAGGAACAGAAGGAGCAGCAGCGGGTACAGGAGCAGCAGCGGGTACAGGAACAACAGCGGGTACAGGAACAACAGCGGGTACAGGAACAACAGCGGCAACAGCACGAGCAGCAGGAACAGCAACAGAGGTTGGAGCAGGAGGTGCGGGAGCAAGCAgagcagcagcagccagtgtgTCCCAGACAGCAGGACCGAGCCCAGAGGAAGCTGCGGCGCTCTCACTCTGGCCCTGCTGGCTCCTTCAACAAGCCCACGTCGCTGCGCCTGCCCTGTCACCACCGCCACACTCAGGGCATGGACAAACCAATGGTGCCCCCCCGCGTGCCCATCCCCCCACGCCCCATCAAGACTGCAGACTACCGCCGCTGGTCAGCCGAGGTGTCCTCTGGGGCCTACAGTGATGAGGACAAGCCCCCGAAGGTGCCCCCCAGGGACCCTTTGTTGTCTCAAGGCAGCTCCCGTACCCCCAGCCCCAAGAGCCTCCCCTCGTACCTTAACGGTGTTATGCCCCCCACACAGAGCTTTGCCCCAGACCCTAAGTACGTGAGCTGGGGTTTACAGAGGCAGAACAGTGAGGGGTCTCCCTGCATCCTGCCTGTCATGGAGAACGGCAGGAAGGCCAGCACCACACACTACTTCCTGCTCCCACAGAGGCCAGCCAACCTGGACAAACCTTACCCGGAGAAGATACTCCAGTATGTGGACTGCCCGGCAGGTCGCAATAGGGGGGCTTCAGACCCAGAATGGGATTGTCAGACCAAGAGGAAAGTACAGGTGGATATAGTTTGA
- the LOC139371147 gene encoding ERBB receptor feedback inhibitor 1-like isoform X2, with product MDPAPTEYNFRFQQQVPPSLNSERQKHSPGAQWLPPKKSRPTHLSLSSSTEPSTPSPAEDDQVVPSFQRLSVYEHCSPPHTPSRGAKPLPPLPGRADLSPDQAMDNEVEFFTSSDDRRCLVPEQCHPKPSAFRYGAPSHRSFRGCGQINYAYFEGPAGQQRQQEQKEQQRVQEQQRVQEQQRVQEQQRVQEQQRQQHEQQEQQQRLEQEVREQAEQQQPVCPRQQDRAQRKLRRSHSGPAGSFNKPTSLRLPCHHRHTQGMDKPMVPPRVPIPPRPIKTADYRRWSAEVSSGAYSDEDKPPKVPPRDPLLSQGSSRTPSPKSLPSYLNGVMPPTQSFAPDPKYVSWGLQRQNSEGSPCILPVMENGRKASTTHYFLLPQRPANLDKPYPEKILQYVDCPAGRNRGASDPEWDCQTKRKVQVDIV from the exons ATGGATCCAGCACCAACAGAATACAACTTTCGATTTCAGCAGCAGGTGCCACCATCGCTCAATTCTGAGA GACAGAAACATAGCCCTGGTGCACAGTGGTTACCCCCAAAGAAATCCCGTCCCACTCATCTGTCCCTGTCATCCAGCACTGAGCCCTCCACCCCTAGCCCTGCTGAGGATGACCAGGTGGTCCCTTCCTTCCAGAGGTTGTCTGTGTACGAACACTGCAGTCCCCCCCACACACCTAGCCGGGGGGCCAAacccctgcctcctctccctggGCGGGCAGACCTTTCCCCTGACCAGGCCATGGACAATGAGGTGGAGTTCTTCACCAGTTCAGATGACCGACGCTGCTTGGTGCCTGAGCAGTGTCACCCCAAACCCTCTGCCTTTCGCTATGGAGCCCCCAGCCACAGGAGCTTCAGGGGCTGTGGGCAGATTAACTATGCCTACTTTGAGGGACCTGCGGGGCAGCAAAGACAACAGGAACAGAAGGAGCAGCAGCGGGTACAGGAGCAGCAGCGGGTACAGGAACAACAGCGGGTACAGGAACAACAGCGGGTACAGGAACAACAGCGGCAACAGCACGAGCAGCAGGAACAGCAACAGAGGTTGGAGCAGGAGGTGCGGGAGCAAGCAgagcagcagcagccagtgtgTCCCAGACAGCAGGACCGAGCCCAGAGGAAGCTGCGGCGCTCTCACTCTGGCCCTGCTGGCTCCTTCAACAAGCCCACGTCGCTGCGCCTGCCCTGTCACCACCGCCACACTCAGGGCATGGACAAACCAATGGTGCCCCCCCGCGTGCCCATCCCCCCACGCCCCATCAAGACTGCAGACTACCGCCGCTGGTCAGCCGAGGTGTCCTCTGGGGCCTACAGTGATGAGGACAAGCCCCCGAAGGTGCCCCCCAGGGACCCTTTGTTGTCTCAAGGCAGCTCCCGTACCCCCAGCCCCAAGAGCCTCCCCTCGTACCTTAACGGTGTTATGCCCCCCACACAGAGCTTTGCCCCAGACCCTAAGTACGTGAGCTGGGGTTTACAGAGGCAGAACAGTGAGGGGTCTCCCTGCATCCTGCCTGTCATGGAGAACGGCAGGAAGGCCAGCACCACACACTACTTCCTGCTCCCACAGAGGCCAGCCAACCTGGACAAACCTTACCCGGAGAAGATACTCCAGTATGTGGACTGCCCGGCAGGTCGCAATAGGGGGGCTTCAGACCCAGAATGGGATTGTCAGACCAAGAGGAAAGTACAGGTGGATATAGTTTGA
- the LOC139369841 gene encoding mucin-4: MTMIPGSTTERRPSTQSETVTTIVHTQADSQSTPAHSSTSNVILTTFTTISTTHQCNEEDCQCHGAPCSFNDTLGLCQCHCSDSTFGDLCIYGSNVITVSFDKAVPTRKANVSLRIMREFETEYENMNSSKSQILIKTLIKELSALCRRADPHNFKDVKVINLIPGSIVAESIAEYSYPNNASQIDFLNNELEPILRNILNNTDNLMIISQAFENVQIQVTNITFQPMEIRNIADLRSFVACRLGFANYTEELSDGSWKCVGPCKQYPDYCHRHGECFNNVQSGPICLCYESSLEQYDGPQCERFRRGRGFYAALFGALGAGILLILVLIVVIVVLRRNRGGRWNIDKPPARRLMSLKEDFFDFTQRDLGPYHGSSPVYTNSDLVDEGCPGVFSLHLDNVDTT, encoded by the exons ATGACAATGATTCCAGGTTCGACCACAGAAAGGAGACCGTCAACGCAAAGCGAGACAGTGACCACAATTGTGCatacacaggcagacagtcagtcaACACCAGCCCACAGTTCAACCTCAAATGTTATCCTTACGACATTCACAACAATATCTACAACTCATCAGTGTAATGAAGAGGACTGTCAGTGTCATGGTGCTCCTTGTTCTTTCAATGACACTCTTGGCTTATGTCAGTGCCATTGCTCTGACTCCACCTTTGGAGATTTGTGTATTTATGGAAGTAATGTCATCACAGTTTCCTTTG ATAAGGCAGTACCAACCAGAAAGGCAAATGTCTCTTTGAGGATTATGAGGGAATTTGAGACTGAGTATGAAAATATGAACTCCAGCAAGTCCCAAATATTAATCAAAACTTTGATTAAGGAG CTTAGTGCTCTCTGCAGGAGAGCAGATCCACACAATTTTAAAGATGTAAAAGTCATTAATCTAAT ACCCGGAAGTATAGTTGCAGAGAGCATAGCGGAATACTCCTATCCCAACAATGCATCCCAAATTGATTTCCTCAACAATGAACTGGAACCCATACTTAGGAATATCTTGAACAACACAGATAACCTGATGATCATCAGTCAAGCATTTGAAAATGTGCAAATCCAGGTTACCAACATTACCTTCCAACCAATGGAAATAAGGA ATATTGCAGATTTGAGGTCCTTTGTGGCCTGTCGtctgggttttgccaactacaCAGAAGAGCTCTCTGATGGCAGCTGGAAGTGTGTGGGGCCTTGTAAACAGTATCCAGACTACTGTCATAGACACGGAGAATGCTTTAATAATGTTCAAAGTGGACCTATTTGTCT GTGCTATGAGTCTTCCCTGGAGCAGTATGATGGACCCCAGTGTGAGCGCTTCCGCAGGGGAAGAGGTTTCTATGCTGCACTCTTTGGTGCGCTGGGGGCAGGCATCCTCCTCATACTTGTTCTCATCGTGGTTATCGTGGTCCTGCGAAGGAACCGTGGGGGACGATG GAACATTGACAAGCCACCTGCCAGAAGACTGATGTCTCTCAAAGAGGACTTTTTTGACTTCACACAAAGAG ACCTCGGCCCATACCATGGCAGTTCACCAGTCTACACAAATAGTGATTTAGTTGACGAAGGCTGCCCAGGAGTATTCAGCCTGCATCTTGACAATGTTGACACAAcataa